A single window of Pseudoduganella plicata DNA harbors:
- a CDS encoding ankyrin repeat domain-containing protein → MAKAKKKSLPKNFEELLDAGDVEALKAVFESCDVNARGGYSKQTALAFNELPDELVRWLVGQGADISALDSYGLTPLHARASHWQGSTGILLELGADVHATDKRGNTALHKAAAVGNLQTARILLQHGARVDAVNDDRLTPMAFALQQCGNVDIEKTAAMARLLLEAHSSAGQRDPITDVMRELVQRIGTEFEFHRSNFNPDSVAATSAALNQLYTLFGVAPVPHRVEHDGKSPIIATAPTWQGRHQQLWELLVPSGGAAGTLQGEVIRLSGRIFNELDGNGGINWDAQFRQMATALLTYLGSGEPLPAASLDEAAGIVDAVKKRSGDTERLCELAEQWVALNPTPTSLAAPAYTR, encoded by the coding sequence GTGGCCAAAGCAAAGAAAAAATCATTACCGAAAAACTTCGAGGAATTGCTGGATGCCGGCGACGTCGAGGCACTCAAGGCGGTTTTCGAGAGTTGCGATGTCAACGCTCGTGGCGGCTATTCGAAGCAGACCGCGTTGGCGTTCAATGAATTGCCTGACGAGCTAGTGCGCTGGCTGGTTGGGCAGGGCGCCGATATCTCGGCACTCGACAGTTATGGGCTGACGCCGTTGCATGCGCGCGCCAGTCACTGGCAGGGCAGCACCGGGATCCTGCTGGAGCTGGGAGCCGACGTGCACGCAACGGACAAGCGGGGCAATACCGCGCTGCACAAGGCGGCCGCCGTGGGGAACCTGCAAACCGCGCGAATCCTGCTGCAGCACGGTGCGCGGGTCGATGCCGTCAACGACGATCGGCTGACGCCGATGGCGTTTGCGCTGCAGCAGTGCGGCAACGTGGATATCGAGAAAACGGCAGCCATGGCGCGGTTGCTGCTGGAAGCTCATTCGAGCGCGGGACAGCGCGATCCGATCACGGATGTGATGCGGGAGTTGGTCCAGCGTATCGGAACCGAGTTCGAATTCCATCGCAGCAATTTCAATCCCGATTCGGTCGCCGCGACCAGCGCTGCGCTGAACCAGCTTTATACCTTGTTCGGCGTGGCGCCGGTGCCGCACCGCGTCGAGCACGACGGTAAGTCGCCCATCATCGCCACGGCACCCACCTGGCAAGGCAGGCACCAGCAATTATGGGAGTTGCTGGTACCGTCTGGCGGAGCCGCTGGCACCCTGCAGGGCGAAGTGATTCGTCTGTCCGGGCGTATCTTCAATGAACTCGACGGCAATGGCGGCATCAACTGGGACGCGCAGTTCAGGCAGATGGCGACGGCGCTGTTGACGTATCTCGGCTCCGGCGAGCCGTTGCCCGCCGCGTCATTGGATGAAGCGGCCGGCATCGTCGACGCGGTGAAGAAAAGATCCGGCGACACCGAACGCTTGTGCGAACTGGCGGAGCAATGGGTGGCACTCAACCCCACGCCGACTTCACTTGCCGCGCCGGCATACACGCGCTGA
- a CDS encoding response regulator has protein sequence MASASLTERRILVLAPLGRDAEVIANVVVRKRIACETVADFAALTDRIAAGAAAAIVTEEALLRADTGPLLDWLGRQEPWSDFPFVVLLSRRLAPGEATGGPLSALGNVVLLERPLSAETLGSAADSALRARLRQYQAREVLADRQAVSAELAALNATLEARVAERTLALAQANDRLTAEVIERERAQQAMVQYQKMESLGRLTGGVAHDFNNLLNVVQGTMELILMMTQDESIRARARTAKAACERGARLTAQLLAFARNQTLDLTPLRVDGLFEAVLGMARPLLGRAIALQVFVAPDVACVVADTSQMEMALLNLAINARDAMPDGGTITFRATREAPPAGLLPAGEYVRIAVIDNGSGMSPDVAARVFEPFFTTKGVGKGTGLGLSQVYGMAHQSGGMAQVTSQPGQGTTIEIWLPAAAQDPAGDDTAALAGSDLTGARVLLVEDDDFVRACMADALMTLGCDVAQATSGSEGLAAIERSRPDVLLTDYLMPGMTGAELAHTARERYPDLPVVVATGYADMSAIQAAVGDGMVLRKPFQLAELAAVVRRSLQRQGADSGGG, from the coding sequence ATGGCAAGCGCTAGCCTTACGGAACGACGCATCCTCGTCCTGGCCCCGCTGGGCCGGGATGCCGAGGTCATCGCCAACGTGGTCGTCCGCAAGCGTATTGCCTGCGAGACGGTGGCCGATTTCGCCGCGCTGACGGACCGTATCGCTGCCGGTGCCGCCGCCGCCATCGTCACGGAGGAAGCGCTGCTGCGCGCCGATACCGGCCCGCTGCTGGACTGGCTGGGGCGGCAGGAGCCGTGGTCGGATTTCCCGTTCGTCGTGCTGCTGTCGCGGCGGCTGGCCCCGGGCGAAGCCACCGGCGGTCCGCTGTCGGCGCTGGGGAACGTGGTGCTGCTGGAGCGTCCGCTCAGCGCGGAAACGCTGGGCAGCGCGGCCGACTCGGCGTTGCGGGCGCGCCTGCGTCAGTACCAGGCGCGCGAAGTGCTGGCGGACCGTCAGGCTGTCTCGGCCGAACTGGCCGCGCTGAACGCGACACTGGAGGCGCGGGTGGCCGAACGGACGCTGGCGCTGGCGCAGGCGAACGACCGGCTGACGGCGGAGGTCATCGAGCGCGAGCGCGCACAGCAGGCCATGGTGCAGTACCAGAAAATGGAGTCGCTGGGCCGGCTGACGGGCGGCGTGGCGCATGACTTCAACAACCTGCTTAATGTTGTGCAGGGAACCATGGAGCTGATCCTGATGATGACGCAGGACGAATCCATCCGCGCCCGCGCACGCACGGCCAAGGCTGCCTGCGAGCGGGGCGCGCGCCTGACGGCGCAGCTGCTGGCCTTCGCACGCAACCAGACGCTGGACCTGACGCCGTTGCGCGTCGACGGCCTGTTCGAGGCCGTGCTGGGCATGGCCCGCCCGCTGCTCGGCAGGGCAATCGCGTTGCAGGTCTTCGTGGCGCCCGACGTCGCCTGCGTCGTGGCCGACACGAGCCAGATGGAAATGGCGCTGCTGAACCTGGCGATCAACGCCCGCGACGCGATGCCGGATGGCGGCACCATCACGTTCCGCGCCACCCGCGAGGCGCCGCCGGCGGGCCTGCTGCCGGCGGGGGAATACGTACGCATTGCCGTGATCGACAACGGTTCGGGCATGAGCCCGGACGTGGCGGCCAGGGTGTTCGAGCCGTTCTTCACCACGAAGGGGGTCGGCAAGGGCACCGGGCTGGGGCTGAGCCAGGTCTACGGCATGGCGCACCAGTCGGGCGGCATGGCGCAGGTGACGAGCCAGCCAGGGCAGGGCACGACGATCGAGATCTGGCTGCCCGCCGCGGCGCAGGACCCCGCAGGGGACGACACGGCGGCGCTGGCCGGCAGCGACCTGACAGGCGCCAGGGTGCTGCTGGTGGAGGACGACGACTTCGTGCGTGCCTGCATGGCGGACGCGCTGATGACGCTGGGCTGCGACGTGGCACAGGCCACCAGCGGCAGCGAAGGGCTGGCCGCCATCGAACGGTCCCGCCCGGACGTGCTGCTGACGGATTACCTGATGCCGGGCATGACGGGCGCCGAGCTGGCCCACACGGCCCGCGAGCGCTACCCGGACCTGCCCGTCGTCGTGGCGACGGGTTATGCCGACATGAGTGCCATCCAGGCCGCCGTCGGCGACGGCATGGTGTTGCGCAAGCCTTTCCAGCTGGCCGAGCTGGCCGCTGTCGTCAGGCGATCGCTGCAGCGACAGGGTGCGGATAGCGGGGGCGGTTGA
- a CDS encoding ATPase domain-containing protein, producing MSSTLSTSRAERAPTRRMPTGVPGLDEILCGGLTAERVYLIEGSPGTGKTTLGLQFLLDGIARGDSGMYITLSETADELDAVAHSHGWSIDGIHVFELANDGALDPAVMQSVLHSAEVELGETTRGVMEQVSAVKPARVVFDSLSELRLLAQNPLRYRHQILALKQFFAARACTVLLLDDKSSQSDQHLHSIAHGVISLEQIAQEFGRERRRVNVIKMRGIAFRGGFHDYVLNTGGITMFPRLIAAEHVEHFTPVVRSTGSAGLDHLLGGGLVAGTNTLVVGPAGVGKTTVTVRCMLAALERGEKAAVYLFDEGLGTFYARARALGMDLRSYVASGALTVRHVDPAEMAPGQFASALQDAVEKDDIRFVVIDSLNSYLQAMPGEQYLVLQMRELLSYLNLKGVTTALILGEHGMVGEIRRDVDLSYLSDATILLRFFEAGSELRRAITVAKSRTENHAMTIHEMRLHAGGVDVGAPLLGFEGILTGVASYRGNTTLMDMGGDGKR from the coding sequence ATGAGTTCTACTTTATCGACCAGCCGCGCCGAGCGCGCGCCCACCCGCCGCATGCCGACCGGCGTGCCGGGGCTCGACGAAATCCTGTGCGGCGGCCTGACGGCCGAGCGCGTATATCTGATTGAAGGCTCGCCCGGCACCGGGAAGACAACGCTGGGCCTGCAGTTTTTGCTCGACGGGATAGCGCGCGGCGATTCGGGCATGTACATCACCCTGTCCGAGACAGCGGACGAACTCGACGCCGTCGCGCATAGCCACGGCTGGTCGATCGACGGCATCCACGTGTTCGAACTGGCCAACGACGGCGCCCTGGACCCTGCGGTCATGCAGTCCGTGCTGCATTCGGCCGAGGTGGAACTGGGCGAGACGACGCGGGGCGTGATGGAACAGGTCAGCGCCGTCAAGCCGGCCCGGGTGGTGTTCGACAGCCTGTCGGAACTGCGCCTGCTGGCGCAGAATCCGCTGCGCTACCGCCACCAGATCCTGGCGCTGAAGCAGTTCTTCGCGGCCCGCGCCTGCACCGTCCTGCTGCTGGACGACAAGAGCAGCCAGTCCGACCAGCACCTGCACAGTATTGCCCATGGTGTCATCAGCCTGGAACAGATTGCCCAGGAGTTCGGCCGCGAGCGCCGGCGCGTGAACGTCATCAAGATGCGCGGCATCGCGTTCCGGGGCGGCTTCCATGATTACGTGCTCAACACCGGCGGCATCACGATGTTCCCCCGCCTGATCGCGGCCGAGCACGTGGAACATTTCACGCCGGTGGTGCGCTCGACGGGCTCCGCAGGCCTGGACCACCTGCTGGGCGGCGGACTGGTTGCCGGCACCAATACGCTGGTTGTCGGCCCCGCCGGCGTCGGCAAGACCACCGTCACCGTGCGCTGCATGCTGGCGGCACTGGAGCGGGGCGAGAAGGCGGCGGTTTACCTGTTCGACGAAGGACTGGGAACGTTCTATGCCCGCGCCCGCGCGCTGGGGATGGACCTGCGCAGCTATGTCGCCAGCGGCGCGCTGACGGTGCGGCACGTCGACCCGGCCGAGATGGCGCCTGGCCAGTTCGCCAGCGCCCTGCAGGACGCGGTCGAGAAGGACGACATCAGGTTCGTCGTCATCGACAGCCTGAACTCTTATCTGCAGGCAATGCCGGGCGAACAATACCTGGTGCTGCAGATGCGCGAGCTGCTCAGCTACCTGAACCTGAAAGGCGTGACGACCGCGCTGATTCTGGGCGAACACGGCATGGTGGGCGAGATCCGCCGCGACGTCGATCTCAGCTATCTGAGCGATGCCACGATCCTGCTGCGCTTTTTCGAGGCGGGCAGCGAACTGCGGCGCGCCATCACCGTCGCCAAGAGCCGGACCGAAAACCACGCGATGACGATCCATGAGATGCGGCTGCACGCCGGCGGTGTCGACGTCGGCGCGCCATTGCTGGGCTTCGAGGGCATTCTGACGGGCGTGGCGTCGTATCGCGGCAATACTACGCTGATGGATATGGGTGGCGATGGCAAGCGCTAG